The genomic region AGCATGCTGAAATCCCCGTACGCGACCACGGGATCCGAGTGCCGGAAGGCGATCACCTTGCGATAGAAGTTGAAGACCGACCCGGGGTCGTCAACCTGGGCGGCGGCGTTGATCGTGTTGGCGTTGGGATTCACCGCAATCCAGGGCGCCCCGGTGGTGAAGCCGCCATGCCGGCTGGCGTCCCACTGCACCGGCGTCCGGGCGTTGTCCCGGTTCAGCGGTGCCAGGGCCGCGAGGACCTCGGCGTCGGTGTGGCCCAGGTGCGTGGTGGCTTCGCGGTGGTGGTTGAGGACTTCGATGTCCCGGTAGTCGCTGATTGCGCCGAACGCCATGTTGGTCATGCCCAGCTCTTCGCCCTGGTAGACGTACGGCGTGCCGCGGTGCAGGTGCAGGACGGCGGCCAGCATCTTCGCCGACAGCTCCCGGTACTGGCCGTCGTCGCCGAACCGGGAAACGGCGCGGGCCTGATCGTGGTTCCCCCAGTAGAGGCTGTTCCAGCCGCGCCCGGCAAGCCCTTCCTGCCAGCGGCCCAGGGACTTTTTGAGGTCGGTGAGCAGCAGCTTCTTGGGCCGCCACTTGTTGCCGCCCTCCTGGTCGAGTGCCACGTGCTCGAACTGGAACACCATGTCCACCTCCCGCCGGCCGGGATCCGTGAAGAGGACAGCATCCTCGACGGTGACGCCCGGCATCTCGCCCACGGTCAGGAGGTCCTTGTCCCGCCCCGCGAAGACCTCCTGGTGCATCTCCTGCAGGAATTCGTGGATGCGCGGGCCGCAGATGAAGTAAGGGCCGCCGTCGCCATAGAGCATCCCTTCGGCCTGCGGACCGTCCGGCAGCGACTGCTCCTTGGAGATGAAGTTGATGACATCCATCCGGAAGCCGTCCACACCGCGGTCAAGCCACCAGTTCATCATGTCGTACACGGCGGCCCGCACCTCCGGGCTTTCCCAGTTGAGGTCCGGCTGCTTCCGGGAGAACAGGTGCAGGTAGTACTCCCCCGTCTCCGCGTCGTACTCCCAGGCCGGGCCCGAGAAGGCAGAGCCCCAGTTGTTGGGCTCGGCGCCGGGTGTGCCCGGCGCTGCCGTTTCCAGCCCACGGCCTTCGCGCGGCGGCCGCCACCAGTACCAGTCCCGCTTCGGGTTGTCCCTGCTGGAGCGGGATTCCACGAACCACGGGTGCTCGTCCGAGGTGTGGTTGACCACGAGGTCCATCACCAGCTTCATGTCCCGCGAGTGCAGGCCGTCCAGCAGTTCGTCGAGGGTCTCCAGGTCGCCGAACACGGGGTCGATGTCGCGGTAGTCGCTGATGTCGTAGCCGTTGTCATCCTGCGGTGACCGGTACACCGGGGACAGCCAGACGACGTCGACCCCCAGCTTTTGCAGATAGTCCAGCTTGCCGATGATCCCGCGGAGGTCGCCGATGCCGTCGCCGTCCGAATCAGCGAAGCTGCGCGGATAGATCTGGTACACCACCGCGCTCTTGAACCACTCCCTGCCGGCCCGGTAGGCCGCCTCTGCCTCGGTTTCCTGCGTGGTCATCGCTGGCTCCTCCTGGTCGACGGTGGCGGGCTGCTGGCCCACTGAAAGTCTTGTTCCAGAAGAATCGGCGGTCAATGGCCTCGGCCCATGGCTTATGCCGGTGACGCTTGTGCTTGCAAAAGAGGCCGCCGCTAGGGCAAAGCCTTCGCGACATCGTCGGCAGCCTTGTGCAGTTGGTCGACAACCCCGGGAAGCTTGTCAGATTTGAACCGCTGGACTGGTCCCTGGGCCCCAAGCACCCCGATCAGCCCGTCCGAACGGTCACGCACCGGATAGGCGACGGCGAAAAGGCCCTCTTCAAGCTCCTCATCGGTGACTGCATAGCCCTGTTCGCGGACCTGTCGGATCTCCTGCAGGAGTGCCTTCCGGTTCGTAATGGTGCGGGCGGTGTAGGCCTCCAGCTTCTCAGGAAGCGTCGCGGCAATACCGTCGTCGCTGAGTTCAGAAAGTAGGAGTTTCCCCGTAGCACTGGCGTGTGCGGGGTAGTTCCCTCCGACGTACAGATGGGTGGCGTTGAGGTAGCGGGAGCCCGAGGCTTCGGCGATCACGTCGTAGGACGTGTCACTCCGGACCACCGCGAAGCTGATCGTCTCGTTGAGTTTCGCGGCGTATTCGTCCAAGATTGGCTGGATCCTGGCAATGGCGCCCGTGTAGGGGTCGGCAAGCCTGCCCAGCCGGGCCACCTGCCAGCCCAGCAGATAGCGGTTGTCCACGCGGTCCACAAAGCCCGTCTTTTCCAGGCTGAGAAGCAGGCGGAAGGCCGTCGGGCGGGTCATGCCCACGGCCTGGGCCAGTTCCGTGACGGTGATGCCCTGCCTGTGGCGGCCCAATTCGCTAAGCAGGACAGTTGCCTTAATGACGGACTTGTTGGTCAGGTCTGCCGACTCATCGGCAGTCGTGGCATCGGTTCCTTGTGCTTCGTCTGCTTCTGCCGCGCTTCGTCCCGCCGCCATGTCTGCTCCCGGTTCGCATCCGCTCAGGGCCCGCGCCCGTGGTGTCCGCACCCATCCTATGCCCTTTCAATTACCGAACGGGGCGTTCACCCGTGGCTGCCGGGGCTACACCACCACATACGTGCGGGCCACCACCGTCTTCCGTTCTGGCGTCAGCTCAAGACCTTTATTGCAGTCAGCCGCCGGCTGCGGAAACGGCGTTGCGGGCCGCGACAGCCAGTAGGACGCCTCGCAGGGCATTAACCGGCCAGGCGTCTTGTCGTACACGCGCCCACGAACATCCCGGCGGACACGGCGTGGAGCCACGTCGCCGGGATCACCATCGGGCAGGACCTGTCCGAACGCACCATGCAGTCAGCCGGGCCGGCGCCGCAGTACAGCCTCGCCAAGTCCTTCCCCGGGTTCGGGCCAGCCGGTCCGCTGCTGGTCACCTCCGACGAATTCGAGGACCCTGACAGCATCGAACTGGGCTGTGACATCAACGCCGAACAGGTCCAGAAGGGCAACACCTCGAACATGGTCTTCCCGGTTCCGGAGATCATCGCCCGCCTCTCCAAAGTCACGCAGCTGTTCCCCGGAGACGTCGAACTCGTCACCTACATGCGCGGCGTCGGCGAAATGCGCCACCGGATGCAGGCATCCTCCACGGCTCCCCGATGGCCGTCAGCGGGGCCCCACAGCCGGTGATGGCGCGCGGAAACCGCATCGGCGCCGGAAACTAACCGGGCGCTAACGGGCAGGAAACCCGTGCGCAACATTGCCCAGCCACACTGGATGTGCCGGCAATTGCAGGCACCAGCTCCAGCTCAGGAGGCCACGCCATGTTGAAGGAAGCCAAACCCCACATCACCCGGGTCCGTGCCCTGGACCAGCTGCATCGCGGCGACGAGATCGAGGCCCGCCTGTCGGTGGGCCCCAGCTATGACGACGTCATCATCCGCCGCGGCAGCGTCCAGGAGACAGCCCCGGGCATCGGCGTCGTGTGGATCATGGATCATCACACGGGCATGCGCAAGGCCATCAACACGGACGAATGCAGCGTTTGGCGCGTCGCCTGAGCCCCCTAACCGCCGGCTACCGACTGAATAATCAGCACTTCCTGGCCGGCAGAAACCTCCGTTTCCAGGCCGCGGAGACGCCGGACCTCCTCACCGTTCACGTAAATATTCACGTAGCGGCGGAGGGCACCAGTTTCGTCCCGCAGCCGCCTGGCGAGCACCGGGTAGGTCCCGGTCACGGAATCCAGCAAACACCCCACAGTCACCGCCCCGTCGGCGGGTGTAGTCAGTATGGACTGCCCGCCGGCGAGCGGCTGGAGGACGCTGGGAAGGACCACGCTGATCTCAGCCACTGCATATCCTCATGCAGATGCCGCCGCGGTAACCGGGGCTCCGGCCACAACAGCAGCGCGGACGCACAACACATCCGGCAGGTGGGACGCCACCTCCGCAAAGGTTTCACCTTCGTCGGCGCTCGCATACACCGCGCCCCCTCGCGTTCCGAAGTACACCCCGGCGGGTTCAGCGGAATCCACGGCGGCCGCGTCACGGAGCACGGCGTTGAATTCTGACTGCGGGAGCCCGGAGTCCAGGCGCTTCCAGGTGGCGCCTGCGTCGTCGGTACGGTGGACGGCGAGCTTTCCGTCCGGCGGGATGCGTTCGCCGTCGGCCTTTAAGGGGACAACCCAGGCCGTGCCTGCACGCCTGGGGTGCGTCAGCATGACGAACCCGAAGTCGGCCGGCAGGCCCTCCGCTATCGATTCCCAGTTCTCGGCGTTGTCATCGGTGCGGTACACGCCGTGGTGGTTCTGCGCGTAAAGGCGGCCTTCGACGGCGGCATCCGCCGCAATCTTGTGCACGCACTGGCCGAATTCCGGGTTGGGATCGGGCATGAAGTAGGCGGAGATGCCTTTGTTCCGCGGCTCCCAGGACGTCCCGCCGTCGAGCGAGCGGTACACTCCCCCGGTGCTCATGGCCACGTGCACGTTGTCCCCGGCGGGGTTGACCACGATCGAGTGGGCGGCTGCGCCACCATAACCGGCACCCCACTCACTGCGGTGCGGGTGGTCCCACAGACCGCGGTTCAGCTCGAAGTGCTCACCGCCGTCGGTCGATTTCCACACCGAAATCGGCTCCGCGCCGGCCCAGACCACCCCCGGTCGGGATTCCGCGTCGGGGTAGATCTGCCAGATCCGTTCCACAGCGGCATCGGTGCCTTCTGGGAACTTGATGGCGCCCTGCTCGGGCTCAGTCCAGGTGGCGCCGAGGTCATCTGAGTGGGCAACGTAGGGGCCCCAGTGCTCGGACCGCACCCCCACCATGATGCGTGTGCGGCCGTCCCGTCTGTCGATTCCGATGCTGGGTATCTCGCTCATCAGGAAGTGCGGGCCGGAAAAGGACCACTGCTTCCGGTCCTGGCTGGTGGCCAGCCAGAGGCCCTTTTTGGTCCCGATTGCTAAAACGAAACTCTCTGAGGCATTCATGCACCCCATGCAACCACTCGGGCGGAGGGGCTGCAATGGTTATGGCCCCCCTGAGTTTGCCTGGGTACGTTGCCAGGGGCCGGCCCTAGGACCCGATTCTCGCGGCTTTCGCGGTGCCGGCTTTCGCGGCACGGCGGTTCCGCCACCACCGGCGGAGCAGATCGGCGGCGGCCAGGATTCCTGCCAGGGGCGTAAGGACGGCGGCGGCGTAAACGAACAGCAGCCAGGTGAGCGTGGCGATCGGGGGCTGGCTCCGGCTCAGCAGGGACAGGCCGCCGAACAGGCCCGCAACCCAGAAGAGCACCACCAGCGTCAGCACGGCTGATGCCGGAAAGTACTCGTTCCGCACCACCCTCTTCAAGGTTTCCACCACTGATCCTCCTGCGCCTTGCATCCCCATGAGACCAGTATGCGACGCAGACCCGCTGCGACGGAGACGGCACGACGAACGTGTGATGAATACAACCGCTACTTGGCCTGGCTGCATTCTGTCAGCCCCGGGGGCTACACTGAACTATCGAACATATATTCGAAAAAAGGTGTGTTGTGGGCGTGGTCATTGGTCCCCGCGTGATAGAGGCGGGACTTTCCGTACGGCTGGTGCTGATCTCACCCGTCGCCGTGGCGGCAGGCTTCCCGTCCCCGGCCCAGGACTACTTTGACGGGCGGATCGACCTGAACGAGCACCTGATCAAGGACATCACCAGCACCTACATCGTGCGGGTGTCCGGGGACTCCATGGAGCAGGCCGGCATCAGCGACGGCGACGAACTGATCGTCAACCGTGCACTGGAACCGCGGGGACGGATCCGTGGTCGTCGCAGTGCTGGACGGCGAACTGACCATCAAGCGCCTGAAGATCACGGCGGCCGGTGTAGTGCTCCAGGCGGCCAACCCTTTGTATCCGGACATCAGCGTCCCCGCCTTGGCCGACCTCACCATTTGGGGCGTGGCCACGAGGTGCCTGCACTATGTCTGAAACGCGGCAGCAGATAGCCCTGGTGGACGTGAATTGCTTTTACGCCAGCGCGGAGCGTGCCTTCGACCCCTCCCTCGAAGGCAAACCGCTGGTCGTGCTCTCCAACAACGACGGCTGCGCCGTGACCCGCAGTCCGGAGGCCAAGGCCCTGGGGATCAGCACGGGCGAACCGTGGTTCAAGCTCGCCCCTCGGGCCAAGGAGTGGGGCCTCGTTGCCCGGTCCAGCAACTATGAACTGTACGGCGACATCAGTGCCCGCGTCATGGAACTGCTGGGACGCTACTCGGCCTGGCTCGAGGTGTACAGCATCGACGAGGCCTTCCTGGGCATCAAGGGCAGCCCCGAACACGTGGTGGGGCTCGGACGGACCATGAAGGCCGCGGTCCAGCGCAACGTCGGGGTGCCCGTGTGCGTCGGCATCGCCAGCACCAAAACCCTCGCCAAACTCGCCAACCGGTGGGCCAAGAACAACCCCGGGCTTGGAGGGGTGTGCCGCTGGGAGTCGATGCCCCCGGAGGCGCGTGAGCTGCTCATGGCCCGGCTGCCGGTCTCGGAGGTCTGGGGCGTGGCGGGCCGGCTGGAAAGGCGGCTGAACGCCATGGGGATCTGCTCCATCCTGGAGCTTAGCCGGGCAGACCCGGTGATGGTACGCGACCGCTTGTCGGTAGTGCCGATGCGCACTGTGTTGGAACTGCGCGGAACACCCTGCATTCCGCTGGAGGAGGAACGCCCGGGGCGGGACCAACTGATCTTCTCCCGTTCGTTTTCCACACCCCTGACCTCGGTCCCCGAATTTCGCCAGGTCCTGAGCGTCTATGCCCAGCAGGCGAGTGCCCGGCTGGCCCGGCACCACCTTCAGGCCAAGGTCCTTACCGCGTTCGCCGGCACGTCCCATTACAACCCGAACGACAAGTCGTTTCCCTCGGTGTGCGTTCCGCTGCCCATGCCAACCTCAGACCCGGTGCTGCTCACCAGAGCTGCCCACGCCCTGCTTCCCGCGATCCAGGACGGCGTCAAATACGCCCGTGCCGGCATCATGGTCACCGACCTGCGGCCTTCCGGCAATCAGCAGCCCCTGGAGCTCTTCACCAACCCGCACGAGGAACGCGGGATCGGCCCGCTGGTTGAGCAGATCAGCCGGAAGTACGGCAGGGGCACGATCGGGCTAGGGTTCGCAGGCCTGAGGAGCGGCCTGGACTGGAGCATGAAGCGTGGAATGCGTTCACCGCGCTACACCACGCACTGGGACGAGTTACCGGTGGTGCGCGCAGCCTGACCGGCCCGCGGTCCGCGAACCAGTCAGTCTACGAACTCCTCAGTCCACAAACTCAGACTGCGTCTCGATGAAATCCCACTCGGCTTCGGTGAGGACTGCCTGCGGGGTATCCGGGTGCGGACCTCCCGCTTCGGCGATCCCCTGCATCACGAACAGCGGAACGTCGCTGGCCCGCAGATTCTCGCGAAGCCATTCCTTGCTTTTTAGGTCCAGATCAAGCCACCACATGTAAATCTGCATGGGACGCCGCCTTTCTACGTCTCCACGCTAGGCTCGCTGCGCGCGGGATTCAAGGGAAAACCGGCACTCTCCCGCACAGGACCGCAGCCATACCGCGGGGTTGAAAACCGCCACTGAGCTGGGCGACGGCCTCGGGTGGCTCTGGCCTTTCCAGATGCCGCGGGCACACAATTGATTATGGATGCAGAGCACTTCAGCGGCCCGCCTCCCCTCCTTGTGGGCGTGGTCCCCGGCCAGCATCCGGAGGTCCTCAAGACCGCAGTCGGCCTGGCCCAGAAGCTGTCGGCCCCCTTGCTCTGCGCCTTTGTGGACGAGGCAAGCTACCTGGTTGAGTGGGATCCGGCGCGCTCCGCGCACCGCCTCTCCCTGCATCCGGATAAGGACGACGACGACATCCGTTCCGTAACCACAGAACTGAAGTCGGTCATCACGTCGGCCATCCAGGACGGCGGACCGGCATGGACCTTGCGGACGCTGGCGGGGGACCCCGCCCGCGCCCTCGGCAGGCTGGCGTCGGAAGTCAATGCTCCGATGATCATTGTTGGTACGCCGGAACGCGGCTTCGGGCACCGCATAACGGAACTCCTCAACGGTTCCGTGGCCGCCTGGCTCACCCACCATCAGAGCCGGCCCGTGCTGGTGGTCCCCTTCCGGATGGCGGCGCATCAGGACCGGGCGGAGTAGCCGGATGGCGGCTTCAGCGCCGACTTTGTGCAGCTGCGGAAAGTAAAGCGAAAGTAGTTATTCGTGGCGGTGGCCAACCTGGCTACCGGCAAGTAAGCTGATCAGGCAGGCTGATCCAGAGCCCGCCCAAAGACCGCTCCGGAGTGCGTATCCCCCAATAACGCGCTCCGGAGCTTTTTTGTTGCCCGAAAACCTTCGGGCATCCGGTTTTCTCTCGGATCCTCACTTTTCGCACCATTGCTGACTTCCCGCATCTTCCTTGACTGATACCCCCTAGGGGTATAGTTTGGTGGGCATGGAGACTTCCGAAGGACGGACGCCCACGGCGCCCAACGAAGAAGCTATTACTGAATCCCTGCAGCACGGCTACACGGCGGACAAGGACGCGTACCTGCGCCGGCTCCGGCGGATCGAGGGACAGGTCCGCGGAATCGCCCGGATGGTCGAGGAGGACAAGTACTGCATCGACATCCTGACGCAGGTCGCGGCCGTTACCAAGGCCCTGCACGCCGTCAGCCTGGGCCTTGTGGAAGAACACATCGGCCACTGCGTTGTCGGGGCGGCCTCTGAACCTGATCCGGACCTGCGGGCAGAAGCCATCGACGTCAAGGTCAAGGAGGCGGCGGGTGCCATCGGGCGCCTCCTGCGCTAGCGGCAAAACCACCACCCACCCAGCTGGCCAACCCAGTCAGCGCACCAACGAGGAGTCAGCAATGAGCACCATCTCCACAAAAGTCCACGTCTCCGGAATGACCTGCGGGCACTGTGTGTCCGCCGTCAGCGAGGAGCTCGAGGCACTTGCCGGCGTCGAGGAGATCGATATCGACCTCAATGCCGGCGGCGTTTCGACTGTCACCATCACCTCCACGCAGAAGCTCTCCCCCTCGGAAATCGGCGAGGCAGTGGCCGAGGCGGGCTACGTGGTGGTGGCCAACGAGGCCTAACCCCGCCTCCCATCCGCACCGAGCACCACCAAAGCACCATCACAGAAGGACCAGTCATGCGCACCGAACACCTTCCCGCAGGCTCCGCCCGCCGGATGATCGAACTCGACGTCGAGGGTATGACCTGCGCGTCTTGCGTGAACAGGGTGGAAAAAAAGCTCGCCAAGCTCGACGGCGTCCAGGCCACGGTCAACCTGCCTCTGGAAACAGCCCACGTAACAGTCCCGGCAGGCATTACCGACCAGCAGGTCACAGACCAGGTAGCCGCAGCCGGCTACAAGGCAAGAGTCAGGCCAGCCCAACACCCGACGACGCAAGCAACCGACGCCGGTGCCGGCATGCGGAAGCGTGCGTCTAAGCGAGGAACGAGCGAGCACGCGGAGCATGGCGGACCGGCGGAGGACCAAGACCACATGGCCCACGGCAGCAAGGCATCCGAACTGAAACCGCGTCTGCTCGTCGCGGCAGTCCTCGCCGTGCCGGTGTTCCTGATCTCGATGTTCCCCGCCTTCCAGTTCCCCAACTGGGGCTGGGTGGTGGGCGCCTTGGCGCTGCCGGTGGTCAGCTGGGCTGCGTGGCCGTTCCACAGGGCGGCCGCCATCAACGCCCGCCACTTCGCCTCCACCATGGACACTCTGGTATCGCTCGGTGTCATCGCCGCCTACCTGTTTTCCGCCTGGCAGCTCCTCGCCAGCCCCCGCCTGACCGAGCACCCCGGCATGGAACAGATGGGCGGTGCGGGTTCCGGCGGCCTGTACTTCGAGGTGGCCAGCGTGGTCACCACGTTCCTCCTGCTGGGCCGGTTCCTGGAGGCGAACGCCAAGTCGAAGGCCGGGGACGCCCTGCGCGCCCTCCTGGACCTGGGGGCCAAGGACGCCACCGTCCTGCAAAACGGCACCGAGGTAAAGATCCCGGCCAGCCGGCTGGCGGTCGGGGACCTGATCGTGGTCCGCCCCGGTGAGAAGATCGCTACCGACGGAGTGGTG from Arthrobacter globiformis harbors:
- a CDS encoding universal stress protein, with the protein product MDAEHFSGPPPLLVGVVPGQHPEVLKTAVGLAQKLSAPLLCAFVDEASYLVEWDPARSAHRLSLHPDKDDDDIRSVTTELKSVITSAIQDGGPAWTLRTLAGDPARALGRLASEVNAPMIIVGTPERGFGHRITELLNGSVAAWLTHHQSRPVLVVPFRMAAHQDRAE
- a CDS encoding IclR family transcriptional regulator; the encoded protein is MAAGRSAAEADEAQGTDATTADESADLTNKSVIKATVLLSELGRHRQGITVTELAQAVGMTRPTAFRLLLSLEKTGFVDRVDNRYLLGWQVARLGRLADPYTGAIARIQPILDEYAAKLNETISFAVVRSDTSYDVIAEASGSRYLNATHLYVGGNYPAHASATGKLLLSELSDDGIAATLPEKLEAYTARTITNRKALLQEIRQVREQGYAVTDEELEEGLFAVAYPVRDRSDGLIGVLGAQGPVQRFKSDKLPGVVDQLHKAADDVAKALP
- a CDS encoding MoaD/ThiS family protein, whose protein sequence is MAEISVVLPSVLQPLAGGQSILTTPADGAVTVGCLLDSVTGTYPVLARRLRDETGALRRYVNIYVNGEEVRRLRGLETEVSAGQEVLIIQSVAGG
- a CDS encoding glycoside hydrolase family 13 protein, translated to MTTQETEAEAAYRAGREWFKSAVVYQIYPRSFADSDGDGIGDLRGIIGKLDYLQKLGVDVVWLSPVYRSPQDDNGYDISDYRDIDPVFGDLETLDELLDGLHSRDMKLVMDLVVNHTSDEHPWFVESRSSRDNPKRDWYWWRPPREGRGLETAAPGTPGAEPNNWGSAFSGPAWEYDAETGEYYLHLFSRKQPDLNWESPEVRAAVYDMMNWWLDRGVDGFRMDVINFISKEQSLPDGPQAEGMLYGDGGPYFICGPRIHEFLQEMHQEVFAGRDKDLLTVGEMPGVTVEDAVLFTDPGRREVDMVFQFEHVALDQEGGNKWRPKKLLLTDLKKSLGRWQEGLAGRGWNSLYWGNHDQARAVSRFGDDGQYRELSAKMLAAVLHLHRGTPYVYQGEELGMTNMAFGAISDYRDIEVLNHHREATTHLGHTDAEVLAALAPLNRDNARTPVQWDASRHGGFTTGAPWIAVNPNANTINAAAQVDDPGSVFNFYRKVIAFRHSDPVVAYGDFSMLLPDDEHIYAFKRSLPGGEPTNSEAAGAELLVLANFSGTGRTADVDDGTWFNEGAELVLGNYPPGAGEAQPFDLRPWEVKVFRRNL
- a CDS encoding Y-family DNA polymerase → MSETRQQIALVDVNCFYASAERAFDPSLEGKPLVVLSNNDGCAVTRSPEAKALGISTGEPWFKLAPRAKEWGLVARSSNYELYGDISARVMELLGRYSAWLEVYSIDEAFLGIKGSPEHVVGLGRTMKAAVQRNVGVPVCVGIASTKTLAKLANRWAKNNPGLGGVCRWESMPPEARELLMARLPVSEVWGVAGRLERRLNAMGICSILELSRADPVMVRDRLSVVPMRTVLELRGTPCIPLEEERPGRDQLIFSRSFSTPLTSVPEFRQVLSVYAQQASARLARHHLQAKVLTAFAGTSHYNPNDKSFPSVCVPLPMPTSDPVLLTRAAHALLPAIQDGVKYARAGIMVTDLRPSGNQQPLELFTNPHEERGIGPLVEQISRKYGRGTIGLGFAGLRSGLDWSMKRGMRSPRYTTHWDELPVVRAA
- a CDS encoding heavy-metal-associated domain-containing protein translates to MSTISTKVHVSGMTCGHCVSAVSEELEALAGVEEIDIDLNAGGVSTVTITSTQKLSPSEIGEAVAEAGYVVVANEA
- a CDS encoding WD40/YVTN/BNR-like repeat-containing protein; the encoded protein is MGCMNASESFVLAIGTKKGLWLATSQDRKQWSFSGPHFLMSEIPSIGIDRRDGRTRIMVGVRSEHWGPYVAHSDDLGATWTEPEQGAIKFPEGTDAAVERIWQIYPDAESRPGVVWAGAEPISVWKSTDGGEHFELNRGLWDHPHRSEWGAGYGGAAAHSIVVNPAGDNVHVAMSTGGVYRSLDGGTSWEPRNKGISAYFMPDPNPEFGQCVHKIAADAAVEGRLYAQNHHGVYRTDDNAENWESIAEGLPADFGFVMLTHPRRAGTAWVVPLKADGERIPPDGKLAVHRTDDAGATWKRLDSGLPQSEFNAVLRDAAAVDSAEPAGVYFGTRGGAVYASADEGETFAEVASHLPDVLCVRAAVVAGAPVTAAASA
- a CDS encoding fumarylacetoacetate hydrolase family protein; the protein is MPADTAWSHVAGITIGQDLSERTMQSAGPAPQYSLAKSFPGFGPAGPLLVTSDEFEDPDSIELGCDINAEQVQKGNTSNMVFPVPEIIARLSKVTQLFPGDVELVTYMRGVGEMRHRMQASSTAPRWPSAGPHSR
- a CDS encoding metal-sensitive transcriptional regulator — encoded protein: METSEGRTPTAPNEEAITESLQHGYTADKDAYLRRLRRIEGQVRGIARMVEEDKYCIDILTQVAAVTKALHAVSLGLVEEHIGHCVVGAASEPDPDLRAEAIDVKVKEAAGAIGRLLR